From Prosthecobacter sp., the proteins below share one genomic window:
- a CDS encoding ABC transporter permease — translation MDFPSGLLTLPGRTFLHFLVYLGQLTALMGELLIAVRSRVWRLKLVAQQIVAIGYGSQAVVIVTGAFTGAVFTFQSYAKFKEFGFETTVGAVVSVALCRELGPVLAGLMVAGRVGAAMAADIGTMKVTEQVDALRVMGVHPVDYLVLPRFLAMMISMPFLVAESISFGLIASYMVTSFGYDMPSSWYLTHMLDHTNMEDLSIGMIKGFVFGMLITLISCHQGLAAENGAVGVGLGTTRAVVISSLVLLIVNFFLSILLNYVFPIGSV, via the coding sequence ATGGATTTTCCCTCCGGCCTGCTGACCCTTCCGGGTCGCACTTTTCTTCATTTTCTGGTCTATCTCGGACAACTCACTGCATTGATGGGCGAGTTGCTGATCGCTGTGCGTTCAAGGGTGTGGCGGCTCAAACTCGTGGCACAACAAATCGTCGCCATCGGTTACGGGTCACAGGCGGTCGTCATTGTGACTGGGGCGTTCACAGGAGCCGTTTTCACCTTCCAAAGCTACGCCAAATTCAAAGAGTTCGGCTTTGAAACCACCGTGGGTGCCGTTGTTTCCGTGGCCTTGTGCCGTGAACTCGGCCCCGTGCTTGCCGGTTTGATGGTCGCGGGTCGTGTCGGCGCGGCGATGGCGGCGGACATCGGCACGATGAAGGTGACGGAGCAGGTCGATGCGCTGCGCGTCATGGGCGTGCACCCGGTCGATTACCTCGTGCTCCCGCGCTTCTTGGCCATGATGATTTCCATGCCCTTTCTCGTGGCGGAAAGCATCTCCTTTGGCCTCATCGCATCCTACATGGTCACCAGCTTCGGCTATGACATGCCTTCCTCGTGGTATCTCACCCACATGCTCGACCACACAAACATGGAAGATCTTTCCATCGGCATGATCAAAGGCTTCGTCTTCGGCATGCTCATCACCCTGATCTCCTGCCATCAGGGTCTGGCGGCGGAAAATGGTGCCGTCGGTGTCGGTTTGGGAACCACGCGCGCGGTGGTCATCTCCTCGCTCGTGCTGCTCATCGTCAATTTCTTCCTCTCCATCCTGCTCAACTACGTCTTTCCGATCGGGAGCGTCTAG
- a CDS encoding 23S rRNA (pseudouridine(1915)-N(3))-methyltransferase RlmH, producing the protein MQWRIITVGKPGHLWVREAVGMYWKRLQHYARFEHVVIKEAPQDRVEQQIQAYCDGDLCIILDERGRQLRSVEMAKWIENEEISGRKRICLVIGGAEGHSQHFRTSAQVCWSLSTLTMQHDIAFIVLVEQIYRAYSIMRGEPYHRE; encoded by the coding sequence ATGCAATGGCGCATCATCACTGTTGGAAAACCCGGTCATTTGTGGGTTAGGGAAGCTGTGGGCATGTATTGGAAGAGGCTGCAGCACTATGCTCGGTTTGAGCATGTGGTGATCAAGGAGGCGCCGCAAGACCGGGTTGAGCAGCAGATACAAGCTTACTGTGATGGGGATCTCTGCATCATTCTCGATGAGCGTGGCAGGCAATTACGTAGCGTTGAAATGGCAAAGTGGATCGAGAACGAAGAAATCTCCGGTCGCAAACGCATCTGTCTGGTCATTGGGGGGGCGGAAGGTCACTCGCAACACTTCCGCACCAGTGCGCAAGTGTGCTGGTCACTGTCCACATTGACCATGCAGCATGACATTGCTTTCATTGTGCTGGTTGAGCAGATTTATCGTGCTTACAGCATCATGCGCGGGGAGCCTTACCATCGGGAGTGA